Proteins encoded by one window of Anopheles maculipalpis chromosome 2RL, idAnoMacuDA_375_x, whole genome shotgun sequence:
- the LOC126568341 gene encoding UDP-xylose and UDP-N-acetylglucosamine transporter: MVNMKAALAIALVFVGCCSNVVFLELLVKIDPGSGNLITFLQFLFIALEGFLFTSKCGTVRPRIGLKDYTILVVMFFVASVCNNYAFDFNIPMPLHMIFRAGSLIANMVMGILILKKRYDFSKYLSVGMITLGIVICTIVSGTKVESTQVLKNAADEDPVSVFFWWTLGIALLTLALFVSARMGLYQEVLYKRYGKHPKEALFYTHLLPLPFFALLAGNIWEHIQLANASPLQSIPALGVSLPITWIYLLGNVLTQYVCISSVYVLTTECSSLTVTLVVTLRKFVSLLFSIVYFSNPFTIQHWIGTILVFVGTIIFTEVVGKVRAALQPSVDEKKKVK; this comes from the coding sequence GATCGACCCCGGTTCGGGCAATCTGATCACCTTCCTGCAGTTCCTGTTTATCGCCCTCGAAGGATTCCTGTTCACATCGAAATGTGGCACGGTACGACCCCGCATCGGGCTCAAAGACTACACCATCCTGGTTGTAATGTTCTTCGTCGCCAGCGTATGCAACAATTACGCGTTCGACTTCAACATTCCCATGCCGCTGCACATGATCTTCCGGGCCGGGTCGCTGATCGCGAACATGGTCATGGGCATACTGATCCTGAAGAAGCGGTACGATTTCTCCAAATACCTGTCCGTCGGCATGATTACACTCGGTATCGTAATCTGTACGATCGTGTCCGGTACGAAGGTGGAAAGCACGCAGGTGCTGAAGAATGCGGCCGATGAGGATCCAGTGTCGGTGTTCTTCTGGTGGACGCTTGGTATCGCACTGCTCACACTCGCCCTGTTTGTGTCCGCCCGGATGGGACTCTATCAGGAGGTACTCTACAAGCGATACGGAAAACATCCAAAGGAAGCACTGTTCTACACCCATCTGCTACCGTTACCATTCTTTGCCCTGCTCGCCGGTAACATCTGGGAACATATACAGCTGGCAAATGCTAGTCCACTGCAAAGCATCCCTGCGTTGGGTGTATCGCTACCGATCACTTGGATCTATCTGCTAGGGAACGTGCTGACACAGTACGTGTGCATAAGTTCCGTGTACGTCCTAACGACCGAATGTTCCTCGTTGACCGTTACGCTGGTCGTAACGCTGCGCAAGTTTGTTTCGCTACTGTTCTCGATCGTGTACTTCAGCAATCCGTTCACCATCCAGCACTGGATCGGTACGATACTGGTGTTTGTGGGTACGATCATCTTCACCGAGGTGGTTGGCAAGGTTCGGGCCGCACTGCAACCATCGGtggatgagaagaaaaaagttaaataa
- the LOC126568297 gene encoding CD2 antigen cytoplasmic tail-binding protein 2 homolog — MSKRKAEYVVEEDNYLDDLVRDKQNNQPSTSKHTLDSDEEDDSGDDAPYNVLDDNEIVGEEDGAARIDGETKFTPFNMKEEMEEGHFDADGHYLWKKTAEVKDHWLDNIDWVKLKNDPNYKERPDKGEDRGLADSDSDEEEAEASVKFDDIGTYQQMLDLMEPKETVKRALQRLGKGSAKLTTAQRWKLKKAGKSPDEASAKITKLTELSNDILTNNGNMDVYEETFEMIQKKVSDAEKKKAATADPGDELDMYADDFDSREKNKLGSADGGKDTDGDKTSTSSGKEGDSKENTKDDTEQKSGQAKTLMWEYKEQQDGETVHGPYTTEQMQKFADEGRFSSGAFVRKVDSDDARFYSAARIDFDLYL, encoded by the exons ATGTCCAAGCGCAAGGCAGAATACGTCGTGGAGGAAGACAATTATCTGGACGATTTGGTGCGCGATAAACAGAACAATCAACCCTCCACCAGTAAACATACGCTTGATTCCGACGAGGAGGACGACAGCGGTGACGATGCTCC ATACAATGTGCTGGATGATAATGAAATCGTTGGCGAGGAAGACGGTGCAGCACGGATCGACGGGGAAACAAAATTTACTCCATTCAACATGAAGGAAGAGATGGAGGAAGGACACTTCGATGCGGACGGACACTATCTTTGGAAAAAAACAGCCGAGGTGAAGGATCACTGGCTGGACAACATCGATTGGGTGAAGCTGAAGAACGATCCCAACTATAAGGAGCGTCCCGATAAGGGGGAAGACCGTGGTCTGGCCGATTCCGATTCGGATGAGGAAGAAGCAGAGGCTAGTGTAAAGTTTGACGATATCGGTACTTACCAGCAGATGCTTGATCTGATGGAACCCAAAGAAACGGTCAAGCGGGCACTGCAACGGTTGGGTAAAGGTAGCGCAAAGCTGACGACTGCACAACGCTGGAAGCTGAAAAAAGCGGGAAAATCACCGGATGAGGCAAGCGCAAAGATAACGAAGCTAACGGAGCTATCGAACGATATACTTACCAACAACGGTAACATGGACGTGTACGAAGAAACGTTCGAAATGATCCAGAAGAAGGTTTCCGATgcggagaagaaaaaggcgGCCACCGCTGATCCCGGCGACGAGCTCGATATGTATGCGGATGATTTCGATAGTCGCGAAAAGAACAAACTCGGTAGTGCTGATGGTGGTAAGGATACAGATGGGGACAAAACTTCCACTTCCTCCGGGAAGGAAGGAGACAGTAAGGAAAATACCAAGGACGATACGGAACAGAAAAGCGGACAGGCCAAAACGCTGATGTGGGAGTATAAGGAACAGCAGGACGGGGAAACGGTACACGGCCCTTACACGACGGAACAGATGCAAAAATTTGCAGACGAGGGACGGTTCAGTAGTGGTGCGTTTGTGCGGAAGGTCGATAGTGACGATGCACGGTTCTATTCGGCGGCAAGGATCGATTTTGACCTGTACCTGTAA